The segment TTGAAAAACGGGGCCTTTGGGCCCCGTTTTTTATTGGCCACGGTGCGCAACGCACCGGCATCGGCCACGGCTGCACCGGTTCACGCCGGACCGCACCCGAACGGCGCTGCACATTCGCGGTGCGCCGGCGGATTTCCCTCTGGCCCCGCCGGCGGCACCAGCGTGGTGCGGCACGGTCCCCCTCCCGTCGATTTGTCACGTAATGGTGACCCGGTCACGCGTGTTTCCCTTGGCACGCTAGTTGCAGATGTGCTCTCCGGGGTGCGTAGTCCCTAATCACATACGACAAACTGGGAGCTGCAATGAAACGACGTGACATGCTGAAGCTGTCGGCGGTGGCCGCCGCGGCGATGATCGGTACCAGCCCGCTGATGGCGCAGACCAAGGAGCCGATCAAGGTCGGCATCCTGCATTCGCTATCGGGCACGATGGCCATCTCCGAAACGTCGCTCAAGGACGTGGCGCTGATGACGATCGACGAGATCAACAAGAGCGGCGGCGTGCTGGGCCGCAAGCTCGAGCCCGTGGTGGTGGACCCCGCTTCCAACTGGCCGCTCTTCGCGGAGAAGGCGCGTCAGCTCATCACCAAGGACAAGGTGGCGGTCACGTTCGGATGCTGGACGTCGGTATCGCGCAAGTCGGTGCTCCCGGTCTATGAGGAAACCAACGCGCTGCTGTTCTACCCGGTGCAGTACGAAGGTGAGGAGATGTCGAAGAACGTGTTTTACACGGGCGCGGCACCCAACCAGCAGGCGATCCCGGCGGTGGAATACCTGATGAGCAAGGAGGGCGGCGGTGCGAAGCGCTTCTTCCTGCTGGGTACCGACTACGTCTATCCGCGCACTACCAACAAGATCCTGCGTGCGTTCCTGAAGAGCAAGGGCGTGGAGGACAAGGACATCGAAGAGGTTTACACCCCGTTCGGTCATAGCGACTACCAGACCATCGTCGCCAACATCAAGAAGTTCTCGCAGGGTGGCAAGACCGCCGTGATCTCCACGATCAATGGCGACTCGAACGTGCCGTTCTACAAGGAACTCGGCAACGCCGGCCTGAAGGCCAAGGACGTGCCGGTGGTGGCCTTCTCGGTGGGCGAGGAAGAACTGCGCGGCATCGACACCAAGCCGCTGGTGGGCCATCTGGCTGCATGGAACTACTTCATGTCGGTCAAGAACCCCGAGAACGAAGCGTTCAAAAAGCAGTGGGCCGCGTGGGTCAAGGCCAACAACCTGCCGGGCGGCGACAAGCGCGTGACCAACGACCCGATGGAAGCTACCTACGTGGGCATCCATATGTGGGCGCAGGCCGTGAAGAAGGCTGGCAGCACCGATCCGGACAAGGTGCGTGCCGCGATGTACGGCCAGACCTTCAAGGCGCCCGATGGCTTC is part of the Cupriavidus metallidurans CH34 genome and harbors:
- the urtA gene encoding urea ABC transporter substrate-binding protein produces the protein MKRRDMLKLSAVAAAAMIGTSPLMAQTKEPIKVGILHSLSGTMAISETSLKDVALMTIDEINKSGGVLGRKLEPVVVDPASNWPLFAEKARQLITKDKVAVTFGCWTSVSRKSVLPVYEETNALLFYPVQYEGEEMSKNVFYTGAAPNQQAIPAVEYLMSKEGGGAKRFFLLGTDYVYPRTTNKILRAFLKSKGVEDKDIEEVYTPFGHSDYQTIVANIKKFSQGGKTAVISTINGDSNVPFYKELGNAGLKAKDVPVVAFSVGEEELRGIDTKPLVGHLAAWNYFMSVKNPENEAFKKQWAAWVKANNLPGGDKRVTNDPMEATYVGIHMWAQAVKKAGSTDPDKVRAAMYGQTFKAPDGFTLTMGDNHHLYKPVMIGEVKGDGQFSVVWKTPKPVRAQPWSPFIAGNEGKADKVAGN